A portion of the Babylonia areolata isolate BAREFJ2019XMU chromosome 16, ASM4173473v1, whole genome shotgun sequence genome contains these proteins:
- the LOC143290805 gene encoding protocadherin gamma-A12-like: MMEIMSYCRMKPFLPVCLILISFCRVSFSVSAPEIQVKDRLVSNLYQHQSSLKQLFEVSCVTDPPGQLCDISILDKEPSTPCGRCFTVLPNCAGTSTDYCLVYVPLQGFLHPALAPRYELTLQAEDEAGLTSQKLLDVRVTTNSPPYFDSATLSITVEIADSKEKRAGEVLATVTAKDDEDAALTYTMATEPNVDDIVINSFSGEISSRRDVKSLCINAVTCLVSVQDPYNTAVGPYVVNLVFKGPNNPPIITNLDTDLYFREGAAKDDTVLELSTFDDTIYPDLLYTFSTSPATMKDFFYFRDNTLKLKEELDYETHPHLIKMQIQASDGYCKSKDYTLAIRLVDINEPPTLLPEKQTVETCEGLVDIMPVWNASDPDEDDQWSFTDVQPVDVQPNQYGRFKIHEKTGKVSTLIDYDLDVAKHPSTVQLIVTLSDQHHETATATLTVLFVDCNDNAPAFPRSNKVMKVTPCDPVGTSLGSIPKASDADSDFRDNNVITYAGTGGLASVNLDGNVVVDKVFEQGQQLRFPVYATDEGQLPGPLKSKNPLWVNVYAEACPVTKPKTTVAPDTTPSPPTTISPNAAEAWNENKVWVAVAGLVVGVLFMLAVLMFVRYGWSRCLQSCQGSSIVDSSKGTATRGGRHGMGSWPTWREYGRGYPVRKPIL; the protein is encoded by the exons ATGATGGAGATAATGTCATATTGCAGAATGAAGCCTTTTCTTCCTGTGTGTTTGATACTCATCAGTTTTTGCAGGGTATCTTTCTCGGTATCAGCG ccTGAGATCCAGGTGAAGGACAGACTAGTCAGCAACCTGTACCAGCACCAGTCCAGCCTGAAGCAGCTCTTCGAGGTATCCTGTGTCACCGATCCACCCGGGCAGCTGTGCGACATCAGCATCCTGGACAAGGAGCCTTCCACCCCGTGTGGCAGGTGCTTCACCGTGCTGCCCAACTGTGCGGGTACCTCCACAG actACTGCCTGGTGTACGTGCCTCTCCAGGGGTTCCTGCACCCGGCCCTGGCGCCGCGCTACGAGCTGACCCTGCAGGCGGAGGACGAGGCGGGGCTGACCTCCCAGAAACTGCTGGACGTGCGGGTCACCACCAACTCCCCGCCATACTTCGACTCTGCTACACTGTCCA TCACGGTGGAAATCGCCGACTCCAAGGAGAAAAGGGCCGGCGAGGTTCTGGCCACAGTGACCGCCAAGGACGATGAGGACGCGGCCCTGACCTACACCATGGCCACTGAGCCCAACGTGGACGACATCGTCATCAACTCCT TTTCCGGAGAGATCAGCAGCAGGCGGGACGTGAAGTCGCTGTGTATCAACGCCGTCACCTGTCTGGTCAGCGTGCAGGACCCCTACAACACGGCCGTGGGGCCCTACGTCGTCAACCTGGTCTTCAAAG GCCCCAACAACCCACCCATCATCACCAACCTGGACACAGACCTGTACTTCCGAGAGGGAGCAGCGAAGGACGACACTGTCTTGGAACTGTCCACGTTCGACGACACCATCTACCCTGACCTGCTGTACACTTTCTCTACCAGTCCAGCCACCATGAAGGACTTTTTCTATTTCAGAg ACAATACCTTGAAGCTGAAAGAGGAACTGGACTATGAAACTCATCCTCATTTGATCAAGATGCAAATACAAGCCAGTGACGGTTACTGTAAATCTAag GACTACACGCTGGCTATACGGCTTGTCGACATCAACGAACCTCCGACGCTACTCCCTGAGAAACAGACCGTCGAGACGTGTGAGGGCCTG gtgGACATAATGCCGGTGTGGAACGCCAGTGACCCTGACGAGGATGACCAGTGGTCATTCACTGATGTCCAGCCAGTGGATGTCCAGCCAAACCAGTATGGACGATTCAAAATCCACGAGAAAACAG GCAAGGTATCCACGCTTATTGACTATGACCTGGACGTGGCCAAACACCCCTCTACGGTGCAGCTGATCGTGACGCTGAGTGACCAACACCACGAGACAGCCACTGCCACACTCACAGTTCTCTTCGTGGACTGCAATGACAACGCCCCGGCCTTCCCA AGATCGAACAAAGTGATGAAAGTCACCCCTTGTGACCCGGTCGGCACATCATTGGGTTCGATCCCTAAAGCCTCTGACGCTGATTCAGACTTTCGTGACAACAACGTCATCACATACGCAG GTACAGGGGGCCTGGCTTCCGTTAACCTGGATGGCAACGTCGTGGTGGACAAGGTGTTCGAACAGGGACAACAACTCCGCTTCCCGGTGTACGCCACGGATGAAGGTCAACTTCCCGGGCCCTTGAAGAGCAAAAACCCACTGTGGGTCAATGTCTATGCCGAA GCCTGCCCAGTCACGAAGCCCAAGACGACGGTAGCCCCagacaccaccccctctccccccaccaccatcagccCCAACGCTGCTGAGGCTTGGAACGAGAACAAAGTCTGGGTCGCCGTGGCGGGGTTGGTTGTTGGCGTCCTTTTCATGCTGGCAGTCTTGATGTTCGTCCGCTACGGTTGGTCCCGCTGCCTACAGAGCTGTCAGGGATCCAGTATTGTTGACAGCAGCAAGGGTACCGCCACCAGAGGTGGAAGACACGGGATGGG GAGCTGGCCGACGTGGCGAGAGTACGGCAGAGGGTATCCTGTCCGAAAACCCATCCTGTGA